Proteins from a genomic interval of Gloeocapsa sp. PCC 73106:
- a CDS encoding chemotaxis protein CheW, whose amino-acid sequence MNHDTKHLTGKETYLHLQINQSTQVILPMTETQEVVVIGINKLTPIPNMPAFVLGLLNQRSQVVWVIDLAAMFNFTPLNLEQPNCNIAIIRIGKKTLGLAVEEIKGIMQIQTESIQSPVGVVSSTLIPYLRGCLFKPPQALFLVLDPQGFLSGQLAENINN is encoded by the coding sequence ATGAATCATGACACAAAACACCTTACAGGGAAAGAAACTTACTTACATCTGCAAATTAATCAATCAACTCAAGTAATTTTACCGATGACAGAAACCCAAGAAGTTGTTGTCATTGGAATAAACAAATTGACCCCAATTCCCAATATGCCGGCTTTTGTCTTGGGTTTACTAAATCAACGGAGTCAAGTTGTCTGGGTAATAGATTTAGCAGCTATGTTTAATTTTACTCCCTTGAACTTAGAACAACCTAATTGCAATATCGCCATTATTCGTATCGGGAAGAAAACCCTGGGATTGGCTGTAGAAGAAATAAAAGGAATTATGCAGATTCAAACTGAATCGATTCAATCTCCTGTCGGTGTAGTTAGTTCTACCTTAATTCCTTATCTAAGAGGTTGTCTATTTAAACCCCCACAAGCGCTGTTTTTAGTATTAGATCCTCAAGGGTTTTTATCGGGTCAGTTGGCAGAGAATATTAATAATTAA